One Clostridium novyi NT genomic window carries:
- a CDS encoding YitT family protein → MVMGFLNMSKRDFAKKTFLIIFGSLLNAVALNLFLIPINLLSGGVSGISLILLYLFKIPAGLSLLLLNIPLLIIAFFKTDKKFTFFTIVGTVSLSLTIMLTSPLSKILTSSPTNRLLYAIYGGVLSGLGVGIIFSNHGSTGGIDIISMIIKKKFDVDVGFASFIFNLIIVSVGSSFLGIETGLYTLIMMYITGAFTDRVLRGFSKQKMLIIVTRKQQDMASAIMNKLHRGITILYGEGAYTKEKINILYCIVSPRQVPRIKQLVGEIDENAFISITDTAEVQGQGFNKIF, encoded by the coding sequence ATGGTTATGGGTTTTTTAAATATGTCTAAAAGAGATTTTGCAAAAAAAACTTTTTTAATTATCTTTGGTTCATTGTTAAATGCCGTAGCTTTAAACCTATTTTTAATCCCCATTAATTTGCTTAGCGGTGGAGTATCTGGTATAAGTCTTATACTACTATACTTATTTAAAATTCCAGCAGGATTATCTTTGCTCTTATTAAATATCCCCCTTTTAATAATAGCGTTCTTTAAAACAGATAAGAAATTCACCTTTTTTACTATTGTGGGAACTGTGTCCTTATCATTAACAATTATGCTAACTTCCCCACTTTCAAAAATACTTACTTCTTCACCTACTAACAGATTGCTTTATGCAATATATGGTGGAGTTTTAAGTGGACTTGGTGTAGGTATAATATTTTCAAACCATGGTTCTACTGGAGGAATAGACATAATAAGCATGATTATTAAAAAGAAATTTGACGTCGACGTTGGCTTTGCAAGTTTTATTTTTAATCTTATTATTGTATCTGTTGGTTCTTCTTTTCTTGGAATCGAAACTGGATTATACACACTTATTATGATGTATATAACTGGAGCCTTTACAGATAGAGTTTTAAGAGGTTTTAGTAAACAAAAAATGCTTATAATCGTTACAAGAAAACAACAAGACATGGCATCAGCTATAATGAATAAACTTCACCGTGGAATTACAATTCTTTATGGCGAAGGTGCATATACAAAAGAAAAAATAAACATACTTTATTGCATTGTATCACCAAGACAAGTTCCTAGAATAAAACAACTTGTTGGAGAAATTGATGAAAATGCATTTATATCAATTACCGATAC